A genomic segment from Truepera sp. encodes:
- the thrB gene encoding homoserine kinase: MLRVRVPASSANLGPGFDALGLALDLQLEVTLAPAAADSFDYRGRGEVPDTPDNLVHSGFRAVFGSLGLPTPTVALTVRNPIPLARGLGSSSAALVAGAALADALTGNQLGRRGVFALTAGLEGHPDNVGPCVFGGFTVAAVDQAGAFLQATLEPPASWRFLFGVPAFELATHEARAALPASYPRQDVVITAARSALWVAAVALDRPELLRAAALDVVHQPYRAHLVPGFESAIADLREAGAYAAFLSGAGPTVGAVTSEEALPACRAALERFVAGGEVLELRAARGYSVEPC; the protein is encoded by the coding sequence ATGTTGCGTGTCCGCGTGCCGGCCAGCAGCGCGAACCTGGGGCCGGGCTTCGATGCGCTCGGCCTCGCACTCGACCTGCAACTCGAGGTGACACTCGCCCCCGCCGCTGCCGATTCGTTCGACTATCGCGGGCGTGGCGAAGTGCCCGACACGCCCGACAACCTCGTCCATTCCGGCTTCAGAGCGGTCTTCGGTAGCCTCGGCCTCCCGACACCCACCGTGGCCCTCACCGTGCGCAACCCGATCCCCTTGGCTCGCGGCCTCGGTTCGTCGTCGGCGGCGCTGGTGGCCGGTGCCGCGCTCGCGGACGCGTTGACCGGGAACCAGCTTGGACGCCGTGGCGTGTTCGCGCTCACCGCCGGTTTGGAGGGTCACCCCGACAACGTCGGTCCATGCGTCTTCGGCGGTTTCACGGTGGCGGCCGTAGACCAGGCGGGCGCCTTCTTGCAGGCCACCCTGGAGCCCCCGGCGAGTTGGCGCTTCCTCTTCGGCGTGCCCGCCTTCGAACTCGCGACCCACGAGGCCCGCGCGGCCCTACCAGCCTCCTACCCGCGCCAGGACGTAGTGATAACCGCAGCGCGTTCGGCGCTGTGGGTCGCGGCCGTGGCCCTCGACCGCCCGGAGCTCCTGAGGGCCGCGGCACTAGACGTCGTGCATCAGCCCTACCGCGCGCACCTGGTGCCCGGCTTCGAGAGCGCCATCGCCGACCTCCGCGAGGCCGGCGCTTACGCGGCCTTCTTATCCGGCGCCGGCCCGACCGTCGGGGCCGTGACCAGCGAGGAGGCCCTGCCCGCTTGCAGAGCAGCCCTCGAGCGCTTCGTGGCGGGGGGCGAGGTGCTCGAACTGCGGGCGGCACGGGGCTACTCGGTGGAGCCGTGCTAG
- a CDS encoding outer membrane lipoprotein carrier protein LolA, whose translation MDKTMPQHRGRSALARTWATLGALALLAAPALAQPLDVDTVLDKVASAARGLQDAAFTLTGKLIDTDGTTIALEIEIQVVPPQSLAKAYIIQPDALADNEIVLDGDAVYNYTFLTNQVMIFDADDPDALGGLLPKGEDGASAEISFDLGTIFAGFDATLESVEQGPNGDVYVIDFVNKDPTAQILNVTARVDSSDWLPRQLVFTQSDGHVLAELNAEDLVTNQGLDPAEVRHLPDDAEVIDNRR comes from the coding sequence ATGGATAAGACGATGCCACAGCACCGCGGCCGCTCGGCCTTGGCCCGTACCTGGGCCACCCTGGGCGCCCTCGCGCTGCTCGCCGCGCCCGCGCTCGCCCAGCCGCTCGACGTCGATACGGTGCTGGACAAGGTCGCTAGCGCGGCCCGCGGGCTGCAGGACGCGGCCTTCACCTTGACCGGCAAGCTCATCGACACCGACGGAACCACGATCGCGCTCGAGATCGAGATCCAAGTGGTGCCGCCTCAGAGCCTCGCCAAGGCGTACATCATCCAGCCCGACGCGTTGGCCGACAACGAGATCGTGTTGGACGGCGACGCGGTCTACAACTACACCTTCCTAACCAACCAGGTGATGATCTTCGACGCCGATGACCCCGACGCGCTGGGAGGCCTGCTGCCCAAGGGCGAAGACGGCGCCAGCGCCGAGATCTCGTTCGACCTCGGCACCATCTTCGCCGGGTTCGACGCCACCCTCGAGTCGGTCGAGCAGGGTCCGAACGGCGACGTCTACGTGATCGACTTCGTCAACAAGGACCCGACCGCGCAGATCCTCAACGTCACGGCGCGCGTCGACTCGTCGGACTGGCTCCCGCGGCAGCTCGTCTTCACGCAGTCGGACGGCCACGTACTCGCCGAGTTGAACGCCGAGGACCTCGTGACAAATCAGGGGCTCGACCCCGCCGAGGTGCGCCACCTGCCCGACGACGCCGAGGTCATCGACAACCGGCGCTGA
- a CDS encoding nucleotidyltransferase family protein: MRENGALIAIVLAGGGPGDRLAREVGAPSKALVPLGDRPLGEYVLAALRASGVVDRVVLVGDPQGHFEGLYDVTVPAGLRLVDSLALGLGAAMSQPDAGDRLLVVTADVPWLTGAAVARFLRAASDLTGPDGRPAQLVYPIVSEADALAAFPDQSRTYASLADGRFTGGNLVLLRRSAVPALLALIDRVFRNRKNPLALARTVGFGTLVRFVLGRARVSGLERRVSALLGVAARALPTDDACVAADVDKPAHLPGTTLPDFPTLALRRDP; the protein is encoded by the coding sequence GTGCGTGAGAATGGAGCCCTGATCGCGATAGTGCTCGCCGGCGGCGGCCCAGGCGACCGCCTGGCGCGCGAGGTCGGGGCGCCCTCCAAGGCGCTGGTCCCACTGGGTGACAGGCCGCTGGGAGAGTACGTCCTCGCCGCGCTGCGCGCCTCGGGGGTGGTCGACAGGGTCGTGCTGGTGGGTGACCCGCAGGGTCACTTCGAGGGCCTTTACGACGTGACCGTGCCCGCCGGCCTACGCCTCGTGGACTCACTAGCCCTCGGCCTCGGCGCGGCCATGTCCCAGCCCGACGCCGGCGACCGCCTGCTGGTGGTCACTGCCGACGTGCCCTGGTTGACGGGCGCGGCCGTGGCTCGCTTCTTGCGCGCGGCGAGCGACCTTACGGGCCCGGACGGCCGTCCGGCCCAACTGGTCTACCCGATCGTGAGCGAGGCGGACGCGCTCGCAGCGTTCCCGGACCAGAGCCGTACCTACGCAAGCCTGGCCGACGGGCGCTTCACCGGCGGGAACCTGGTGCTGCTGCGCCGCAGCGCGGTGCCCGCGCTTCTCGCGCTGATCGACCGCGTGTTCCGCAACCGCAAGAACCCCCTGGCGCTCGCGAGGACCGTGGGCTTCGGGACGCTCGTCCGTTTCGTCCTTGGCCGCGCCCGGGTATCAGGGCTCGAGCGGCGCGTGAGCGCTTTACTCGGGGTCGCCGCTCGGGCGCTTCCCACCGACGACGCCTGCGTGGCGGCCGACGTCGACAAGCCCGCCCACCTGCCCGGGACCACACTGCCCGACTTCCCCACGCTAGCCCTGAGGAGGGATCCTTGA
- a CDS encoding PEGA domain-containing protein, whose product MKRLFGAILLLVLAPMVAAQGFVVSPQAIVVNPAPSFGVQVWLDRDPSGDAIPTYQVGEDVKISVRVDDSSWVYIFDVRPSGEITQIFPNRYSSDNRLSAGETRTFPPSGARYVFSIEPPLGLSKVIAIASKSQLDTSTLARFQRESDIFAQSTIGEQGFIQSFAIVVRPIPQRDWVTDTALYSVGSEPATPQFGTIDFASTPSRASVYLDGQFIGYTPLSFGAAKGRHDVRIELDGYDPYTTTVDVRAGRTQSVTARLNQQRRAGMVEFTSSPSGADVYVDGRYVGTTPTGQVQFDAGSYTARFDLPGYDSMSVTFRARDGENRSVSVQLVAQSGTAVVQGNIGGALVFIDGRQVGTLPSGSGRLQVNDVFPGTHELVVIAPGYATYVTSFNVSAGRTVTLNVRQSRF is encoded by the coding sequence ATGAAGAGACTCTTCGGAGCAATCCTGCTGCTCGTCCTCGCTCCAATGGTAGCCGCTCAAGGGTTCGTGGTGAGCCCTCAAGCCATCGTCGTCAACCCCGCACCCAGCTTCGGTGTTCAGGTCTGGTTGGATCGCGACCCCTCGGGCGACGCCATCCCTACGTACCAGGTCGGCGAAGACGTCAAGATCAGCGTCCGCGTCGACGACTCCTCGTGGGTCTACATCTTCGATGTGCGCCCCAGCGGCGAGATCACGCAGATCTTCCCCAACCGCTACAGCAGCGATAACCGCCTGAGTGCCGGCGAAACCCGCACGTTCCCGCCGAGTGGCGCTCGCTACGTGTTCAGCATCGAACCCCCGCTGGGCCTGTCGAAGGTCATCGCCATCGCCAGCAAGTCGCAACTGGACACCTCGACGCTCGCGCGCTTCCAGCGCGAGAGCGACATCTTCGCGCAGAGCACCATCGGCGAACAGGGCTTCATCCAGAGCTTCGCCATCGTCGTGAGGCCCATCCCGCAACGAGACTGGGTAACCGACACGGCGCTTTACAGCGTCGGTAGCGAGCCCGCGACGCCCCAGTTCGGCACGATCGACTTCGCGTCCACGCCCAGCCGCGCCTCCGTCTACCTCGACGGCCAGTTCATCGGTTACACGCCGCTGAGCTTCGGCGCCGCTAAGGGCAGGCACGACGTCAGGATCGAGCTCGACGGCTACGATCCGTACACGACCACGGTCGACGTGCGCGCCGGTCGGACGCAGTCGGTAACCGCGCGCCTCAATCAACAGCGCCGGGCGGGCATGGTCGAGTTCACGAGTTCGCCGAGCGGCGCAGACGTCTACGTCGACGGCCGCTACGTGGGCACCACGCCCACCGGGCAGGTTCAGTTCGACGCCGGCAGCTACACGGCCCGCTTCGATCTGCCGGGCTACGACTCGATGAGCGTCACCTTCAGGGCCCGCGACGGCGAGAACCGCAGCGTCAGCGTGCAGTTGGTGGCGCAGAGCGGCACCGCGGTCGTGCAGGGCAACATCGGCGGCGCCCTCGTGTTCATCGACGGTCGCCAGGTCGGCACACTCCCCAGTGGTAGCGGCCGCCTGCAGGTCAACGACGTCTTCCCGGGCACCCACGAGCTGGTGGTCATCGCTCCCGGTTACGCGACGTACGTGACGAGCTTCAACGTCAGCGCCGGCAGGACGGTCACCCTGAACGTGCGCCAGTCGCGCTTCTGA
- the tsaD gene encoding tRNA (adenosine(37)-N6)-threonylcarbamoyltransferase complex transferase subunit TsaD, protein MLGREAGRGPDGAGGHQSRPATEPPLVLGIDTSCDDTGVGLARAGQVVANVVESQTALHARFGGVMPELASREHLEVIDEVVQRALAAAGVGLGEIGAVAATRGPGLVGALLVGLNYGKALAWGLQVPFVPVHHLEGHIAAAGDAQPPFVALLASGGHTALFAVHAWDRVEELGRSRDDAAGEAFDKVARLLGLGYPGGAALAKLAEAGDDRAVSLPVPMQGDKGLEFSFSGLKTAVALLVERNQTLDPADVAASFERVVVGSLLSVSLRALERTGMTKLVVAGGVAANARLRREFAAAGIDVAFPPPALTTDNGAMIALAGGLRLAAGRLPESPFSADAEPYLPLADAAPQAG, encoded by the coding sequence GTGCTAGGTCGGGAAGCCGGGCGCGGCCCCGACGGGGCGGGCGGCCACCAGTCGCGCCCCGCAACCGAGCCGCCCCTGGTGCTCGGCATCGACACCTCGTGCGACGACACCGGTGTCGGACTGGCACGCGCCGGCCAGGTGGTGGCCAACGTCGTGGAGTCGCAGACCGCCCTTCATGCCCGCTTCGGCGGCGTCATGCCCGAACTCGCCAGCCGGGAGCACCTGGAGGTCATCGACGAGGTGGTGCAGCGCGCGCTGGCGGCGGCCGGGGTCGGCCTCGGTGAAATCGGGGCCGTGGCCGCCACCAGGGGTCCGGGCCTGGTCGGCGCGCTCCTAGTGGGGCTCAACTACGGCAAGGCGCTGGCCTGGGGGCTCCAGGTGCCGTTCGTGCCCGTCCATCACCTGGAGGGCCACATCGCGGCGGCGGGCGACGCGCAGCCGCCGTTCGTGGCGCTGCTCGCGTCCGGAGGCCATACCGCACTGTTCGCCGTGCACGCTTGGGACCGGGTGGAGGAGCTTGGTCGCAGCCGCGACGACGCCGCCGGCGAGGCGTTCGACAAGGTCGCGCGCCTTCTGGGGCTCGGTTACCCCGGCGGGGCCGCGCTTGCGAAGCTGGCCGAGGCGGGCGACGACCGCGCCGTCTCGCTGCCGGTGCCCATGCAGGGCGACAAGGGCCTCGAGTTCTCCTTCAGTGGCCTCAAGACGGCGGTGGCTCTGCTGGTCGAGAGGAACCAGACACTCGATCCGGCCGACGTGGCGGCGTCTTTCGAGCGCGTGGTCGTCGGCTCATTGCTCAGCGTCTCCCTCAGGGCCCTCGAGCGGACGGGCATGACGAAGCTCGTGGTGGCGGGTGGCGTGGCCGCCAACGCGAGGCTCCGGCGCGAGTTCGCGGCGGCCGGCATCGACGTGGCCTTCCCGCCACCCGCCCTCACGACCGACAACGGCGCAATGATCGCGCTGGCCGGCGGCCTGAGGCTTGCTGCGGGGCGCCTCCCCGAGTCTCCCTTCAGTGCCGACGCCGAGCCGTACCTGCCGTTAGCGGACGCTGCCCCACAGGCCGGCTAA
- a CDS encoding NAD(P)H-hydrate dehydratase produces the protein MKLYRAADMREADRLAAAAGVSTWRLMEAAGKAVAQEVQSRYPARRTAIVLCGKGNNGGDGYVCARDLAAQGMTVRVLELSAEPGRPDARRAREELLAGGVTPEPLDSWESLAPGASAVIVDAIFGSGLSRPVEGRLGELLSRLSGFGVPVVAVDVPSGLPTDAPQPMGPHVTADVTVELAGHKLAGAFYPTRGAYGERVLAAIGMPPAIMDACGHVLLLDAQTVCPWLPERPPDAHKYTAGTVTVVGGSKRYSGAGELACRGAWRAGAGLVTLLGPVRHPAAWPETIFEEFPFPEDAPADLRALLRYAFAPKRAATTLIGPGLADGALGLLPTLLRLAPGPVVLDATALSPAAWPATARAELGARGGVVMTPHAGEAAALLGAEPQEVVHDPLDAAAMLAAGFGATVVLKGATTVISSPDGRVAVSERGHPGMATGGTGDVLAGVIAALLAPTGGRERTFERTCAAVWLHGVAGELAAEQAGLGLVASDLADALPAAAALARG, from the coding sequence ATGAAGCTCTACCGAGCCGCGGACATGCGCGAGGCCGACCGCTTGGCCGCGGCCGCCGGGGTGAGCACTTGGCGGCTCATGGAGGCGGCCGGCAAGGCCGTGGCGCAGGAGGTGCAGAGTCGTTACCCGGCACGCCGCACGGCCATCGTGCTCTGCGGCAAGGGGAACAACGGTGGTGACGGTTACGTCTGCGCCAGGGACCTCGCCGCGCAGGGCATGACGGTGCGCGTGCTGGAGCTGAGCGCCGAGCCGGGGCGGCCGGACGCGCGGCGCGCGCGCGAGGAACTGTTGGCCGGCGGCGTCACGCCCGAGCCCCTGGACTCCTGGGAGTCGCTGGCCCCGGGTGCCTCCGCGGTGATCGTAGATGCCATCTTCGGCAGCGGCCTGAGCAGGCCGGTCGAGGGTCGGCTGGGCGAACTCCTGTCACGCCTGAGCGGGTTCGGCGTCCCCGTGGTGGCCGTCGACGTGCCGAGCGGACTGCCCACCGACGCGCCGCAGCCGATGGGTCCCCACGTGACCGCCGACGTGACCGTGGAGCTGGCCGGGCACAAGCTGGCCGGCGCCTTCTACCCTACGCGCGGCGCGTACGGGGAACGCGTTCTGGCGGCCATCGGCATGCCGCCGGCCATCATGGACGCGTGCGGCCACGTGCTGCTGCTGGACGCGCAAACCGTGTGCCCCTGGCTGCCCGAGAGGCCCCCCGACGCCCACAAGTACACGGCGGGCACGGTTACCGTCGTCGGCGGCTCGAAACGGTACTCGGGCGCGGGCGAACTGGCCTGCCGCGGTGCGTGGCGCGCCGGCGCCGGGCTGGTGACGCTTCTCGGACCCGTGCGCCACCCGGCTGCGTGGCCGGAGACGATCTTCGAGGAGTTCCCGTTCCCCGAGGACGCCCCGGCCGACCTGCGCGCCCTACTTCGCTACGCTTTCGCGCCGAAGAGGGCCGCCACGACACTGATCGGGCCGGGGCTGGCGGATGGCGCCCTGGGGCTACTCCCCACCCTGCTTCGGCTCGCTCCCGGCCCGGTCGTGCTGGACGCAACCGCCCTGAGCCCGGCGGCGTGGCCGGCCACGGCCCGCGCCGAACTCGGCGCACGAGGCGGCGTCGTCATGACCCCACACGCGGGCGAGGCCGCCGCGCTGCTCGGTGCAGAACCGCAGGAAGTGGTTCATGACCCGCTCGATGCCGCCGCGATGCTGGCCGCCGGCTTCGGCGCCACCGTCGTGCTGAAGGGCGCCACCACCGTCATCAGCTCGCCGGACGGCCGGGTGGCCGTGTCGGAGCGCGGCCACCCCGGCATGGCCACGGGCGGCACCGGGGACGTGCTGGCGGGCGTCATCGCCGCACTACTCGCGCCCACGGGTGGCCGTGAGCGGACGTTCGAACGGACCTGCGCGGCGGTGTGGCTCCACGGCGTGGCCGGGGAGCTGGCCGCGGAGCAGGCGGGGCTCGGCCTCGTGGCGTCGGACCTGGCGGACGCCCTCCCCGCGGCGGCAGCACTCGCTAGAGGGTGA
- a CDS encoding HIT domain-containing protein, whose product MTQDTLFAKIVRREIPADIVYQDDLVTAFRDIDPKAPVHVLIVPNAIIPTADDVLPEHEAALGRMFTVARKVAEQEGLTKGYRLIVNCKDHAHQEVFHLHMHLLGGRPLGPLLVRSLASG is encoded by the coding sequence ATGACCCAAGACACGCTCTTCGCCAAGATCGTGCGCCGCGAGATCCCCGCGGACATCGTCTACCAAGACGACCTCGTAACGGCGTTCCGCGATATCGATCCCAAGGCGCCCGTTCACGTCCTGATCGTTCCCAACGCCATCATCCCCACGGCCGACGACGTCCTGCCGGAGCACGAGGCCGCGCTGGGGCGGATGTTCACCGTGGCGCGCAAGGTGGCCGAGCAGGAGGGCCTCACCAAGGGCTACCGCCTGATCGTCAACTGCAAGGACCACGCGCATCAGGAGGTCTTCCACCTGCACATGCACCTCCTGGGCGGCAGACCCCTGGGGCCCCTACTGGTCCGCTCGCTCGCCAGCGGTTGA
- a CDS encoding aldo/keto reductase family protein — MSSDQMTYRRLGNSGLKVSSVSLGGWTTYGQTIEEQNTVRRIIDRAVELGVNFFDAADVYAKGKCEEMMGEALAEVGPRHHLVVSSKLYWPMSENVNDRGLSRKHIMESIDLTLDRMGLDYLDIYFAHRFDDETPLEETVEAFSDVVRSGRTHYWGTSMWSAAQIAEAVTFAKSNGLVAPVVEQPEYSMLRRERVEGEIMPTTSAKGVGLVVFSPLAQGLLTGKYDSGVPEGSRFANFEGFRKRHLTEDAVARVRALKGVADDLGVTRSQLALAWVLRNPNVSSVITGATRVEQLEENVVAAGLTLNEDTLSRIDEALAGD; from the coding sequence ATGTCTAGTGACCAGATGACTTATCGCAGGTTGGGCAACAGCGGCCTCAAGGTCAGCAGCGTCAGCCTCGGCGGCTGGACCACGTACGGCCAGACGATCGAGGAGCAGAACACGGTCAGGCGCATAATCGATCGGGCCGTGGAGCTGGGCGTCAACTTCTTCGACGCGGCCGACGTTTACGCCAAGGGCAAGTGCGAGGAGATGATGGGCGAGGCCCTCGCCGAGGTAGGGCCGCGGCATCACCTGGTGGTGAGCAGCAAGCTGTACTGGCCGATGTCCGAGAACGTCAACGACCGCGGCCTGAGCCGCAAACACATCATGGAGTCGATCGACCTGACCCTGGACCGCATGGGGCTCGACTACCTCGACATCTACTTCGCCCACCGCTTCGATGACGAGACGCCGCTCGAGGAGACGGTGGAGGCGTTCTCCGACGTAGTGCGTTCGGGCCGCACCCACTACTGGGGGACGAGCATGTGGAGCGCCGCACAGATTGCGGAGGCCGTCACATTCGCCAAGTCGAACGGCCTGGTGGCGCCGGTGGTCGAACAACCCGAGTACTCCATGCTGCGCCGCGAACGGGTCGAGGGCGAGATCATGCCCACCACGTCGGCCAAGGGGGTTGGTCTGGTCGTGTTCAGCCCGCTGGCGCAGGGCCTGCTCACCGGCAAGTACGACTCGGGAGTCCCCGAGGGCTCGCGCTTCGCCAACTTCGAGGGCTTCCGGAAGCGCCACCTGACCGAGGACGCCGTGGCCCGTGTCCGCGCACTCAAGGGCGTTGCCGACGACCTGGGGGTCACGCGCAGCCAACTGGCGCTCGCCTGGGTGCTGAGGAACCCCAACGTCTCCTCCGTGATCACGGGCGCCACGCGCGTGGAGCAGCTCGAGGAGAACGTGGTCGCCGCAGGGTTGACCCTGAACGAAGACACGCTGAGCAGGATCGACGAGGCGCTGGCCGGCGACTGA
- a CDS encoding methylmalonyl-CoA mutase family protein, translating into MEPIYDAPPPRLTERLGRPGEFPFTRGVYPAMYSEGRLWTMRQYAGFGSARESNERYRYLLGEGVTGLSVAFDLPTQLGLDPDDPLAAGEVGRVGVSVATIDDMRELFDNIPLDKVTTSMTINAPAMMLLALYVLVGEEQGVAHSQLGGTVQNDILKEYVARGTYIYPPGPSMRLVTDLFAHCARELPNFNTISISGYHIREAGATAAQELAFTLSNARAYVRAAVGAGLKVDDFAPRLSFFFACHSRLLEEVAKFRVARRMWARIMRDEFGAKEPRSQMLRFHTQTGGSTLTAQQPENNVVRTAYQALAAVLGGTQSLHTNALDEALGLPTPESARLALRTQQILAYETGVPEAIDPLAGSYYLENLCDELEAAATKLMDQVEALGGSVRAIEAGFLQQEIDDSAYRFQQEIESGERVVVGVNRFSEGGHADVPLQVIDPELERRRVDTLAAFRAARDGVAVSAALLALRRAAEAGGSDARVSLFPLVKDALARHATLGEVCGVLREAWGEYHG; encoded by the coding sequence ATGGAGCCCATCTACGACGCTCCCCCTCCGCGCCTCACCGAGCGGCTCGGGCGACCGGGCGAGTTCCCGTTCACCCGCGGCGTTTACCCTGCCATGTACTCGGAGGGCAGGCTCTGGACCATGCGGCAATACGCCGGCTTCGGATCCGCGCGGGAGTCGAACGAGCGCTACCGGTACCTTCTCGGGGAGGGAGTCACCGGCCTCTCCGTCGCCTTCGACCTCCCCACCCAACTGGGGCTCGACCCGGACGACCCCCTCGCCGCGGGCGAGGTGGGCCGCGTGGGCGTAAGCGTGGCCACCATCGACGACATGCGGGAGCTGTTCGACAACATTCCGCTCGACAAGGTGACGACCTCGATGACGATCAACGCGCCCGCCATGATGCTGCTGGCGCTCTACGTGCTGGTGGGCGAGGAACAGGGCGTTGCGCACTCGCAACTGGGCGGCACCGTGCAGAACGACATCCTCAAGGAGTACGTGGCGCGCGGCACCTACATCTACCCGCCCGGTCCCTCCATGCGCCTGGTGACCGACCTCTTCGCTCACTGCGCCCGTGAGCTGCCCAACTTCAACACCATCAGCATCTCCGGCTATCACATCCGCGAGGCCGGGGCGACCGCCGCGCAGGAGCTGGCCTTCACGCTCTCCAACGCGCGCGCCTACGTAAGGGCGGCGGTAGGGGCAGGCCTGAAGGTCGACGACTTCGCGCCGCGCTTGTCCTTCTTCTTCGCGTGCCACAGTCGGCTGCTCGAGGAGGTCGCGAAGTTCCGGGTGGCGCGGCGCATGTGGGCCCGGATCATGCGTGACGAGTTCGGTGCCAAGGAGCCGCGGTCGCAGATGCTGCGCTTCCACACCCAAACGGGGGGAAGCACGCTCACCGCGCAGCAGCCCGAGAACAACGTGGTGCGCACCGCGTACCAGGCGTTGGCGGCCGTGCTGGGCGGCACGCAGAGCCTGCACACCAACGCCCTCGACGAGGCGCTGGGTCTGCCGACGCCAGAAAGCGCGCGCCTCGCGCTGCGCACGCAGCAGATCCTCGCCTACGAGACGGGAGTCCCGGAAGCCATCGACCCGTTGGCGGGCAGCTACTACCTCGAGAACCTGTGCGACGAGCTGGAGGCGGCCGCCACGAAGCTCATGGACCAGGTCGAAGCGCTCGGCGGCTCCGTTCGCGCCATCGAGGCCGGCTTCCTTCAGCAGGAGATCGATGATTCGGCGTACCGGTTCCAGCAGGAGATCGAGTCGGGCGAGCGCGTGGTGGTGGGCGTGAACCGTTTCAGCGAGGGCGGCCACGCCGACGTGCCCCTCCAGGTCATCGATCCCGAGCTGGAACGTCGCCGCGTCGACACCCTGGCGGCGTTCCGGGCAGCGCGTGACGGCGTGGCCGTATCCGCGGCGCTCCTGGCCTTGCGGCGCGCGGCCGAAGCCGGCGGGTCGGACGCTAGGGTTTCGCTATTCCCCCTCGTCAAGGACGCGTTGGCGCGCCACGCGACCCTGGGCGAGGTCTGCGGCGTGCTGCGCGAGGCCTGGGGCGAGTACCACGGCTGA
- the fumC gene encoding class II fumarate hydratase, translated as MAYRIEKDTLGEVRVPEERYWGAQTQRSLENFKIGGQRMPTEVIRAFAVLKKAAALTNAELTDFPQEKVDLIARVCDEIAEGKLDDEFPLVVWQTGSGTQSNMNVNEVVANRASELAGEPRGSKKPLNPNDDVNKSQSSNDTFPTAMHIAAYRVLAGRTLPELRALQASLEAKSRQFADIVKIGRTHLMDATPLTLGQEFSGYAAQVSKSVEAIENALPHLAELALGGTAVGTGLNTPKGFAVRVAERIAELTGLPFRTADNKFEALSAHDAVVEASGALKRTAVALFAVGNNIRLLGSGPRCGIGELRLPENEPGSSIMPGKVNPTQAEALTMVCAQVIGNDAAVSVAGTHGHFQLNVFKPVMIYNLLMSANLLADASSSFRVHCVDGIEADEQRIRMHLDNSLMLVTALNTSIGYYKAAEIAQKAHHEGTTLKEATVALGYLSAEEFDAAVVPEDMVG; from the coding sequence ATGGCTTACCGCATCGAGAAAGACACGCTCGGCGAGGTCCGCGTTCCCGAGGAGCGCTACTGGGGCGCCCAGACGCAACGCTCGCTGGAGAACTTCAAGATCGGCGGGCAGCGCATGCCCACCGAGGTCATCCGCGCCTTCGCGGTGCTGAAGAAGGCGGCGGCTCTCACCAACGCCGAACTGACCGACTTCCCCCAGGAGAAGGTAGACCTCATCGCGCGCGTGTGCGACGAGATAGCCGAAGGCAAGCTCGACGACGAGTTCCCGCTGGTCGTGTGGCAGACGGGCTCCGGCACACAGTCGAACATGAACGTGAACGAGGTCGTGGCGAACCGGGCAAGCGAGCTTGCGGGCGAACCCCGCGGCAGCAAGAAGCCGCTCAACCCGAACGACGACGTCAACAAGAGCCAGTCGTCCAACGACACGTTCCCGACGGCCATGCACATCGCCGCCTACCGCGTGCTGGCAGGCCGCACCCTGCCGGAGCTGCGTGCCTTGCAGGCCTCGCTCGAGGCCAAGTCGCGGCAGTTCGCCGACATCGTGAAGATCGGGCGCACTCACCTGATGGACGCGACGCCGCTGACGCTCGGCCAGGAGTTCAGCGGTTATGCGGCGCAGGTGAGCAAGAGCGTCGAGGCCATCGAGAACGCCCTACCGCACCTGGCCGAGCTGGCGCTGGGCGGCACCGCCGTCGGCACGGGGTTGAACACCCCCAAGGGGTTCGCCGTGAGGGTCGCGGAGCGCATCGCCGAGCTCACGGGGCTGCCGTTTCGCACGGCGGACAACAAGTTCGAGGCGCTCTCCGCCCACGACGCCGTCGTGGAGGCCTCGGGCGCCCTCAAGCGCACGGCCGTGGCCCTGTTCGCGGTCGGCAACAACATCAGGCTGCTCGGCTCCGGCCCGCGCTGCGGGATAGGGGAGCTGCGCCTGCCCGAGAACGAGCCGGGCTCGAGCATCATGCCGGGCAAGGTCAACCCCACGCAGGCCGAGGCCCTCACCATGGTCTGCGCTCAGGTGATCGGCAACGACGCCGCCGTCAGCGTTGCCGGTACCCACGGCCACTTCCAGCTCAACGTCTTCAAGCCGGTGATGATCTACAACCTGCTCATGTCGGCCAACCTGCTCGCCGACGCCTCCAGCAGCTTCCGCGTGCACTGCGTCGACGGCATAGAGGCCGACGAGCAACGCATACGCATGCACCTCGATAACTCGCTGATGCTCGTCACGGCCCTGAACACGAGCATCGGCTACTACAAGGCCGCCGAGATAGCCCAGAAGGCCCACCACGAGGGCACGACCTTGAAAGAGGCGACCGTGGCCCTCGGTTACCTGAGCGCCGAGGAGTTCGACGCGGCGGTCGTGCCCGAGGACATGGTCGGCTGA